The stretch of DNA attaattttatcatttagtttttgagaatgctagataaaatcatttttaaccaatttttttttttttaattgctatTTTTCAATATCAGAACATTAAATTAAGGGTTCATCGACTACACAAACTTTTGCCTCTAGATCTTAATTAATCCACTTGAATTGTCTCTTTCGTCAATTTTACTTTGCAAACTTTGATAGTCCTGTTTTATGAAGTTCATGAAGTTTTTATTACAAATTCGTACTTGATCGATTGGGTTGATATGATGAAAAAGAGATATCttcgtaaaaataaaaataaaattggttgtcaattacaaaaataaataaataaaatgttattgatattatcaaataagggaATGAGTTGCTAACCTCTAATTTGTGTTTGGGAAGTGATGAGCTAAATTGTCACGTTATTAACTTGGTGCCGAGCAACAAGATACCACTTttgaaaagaacaaacaaatcaagcTTTAACGATTACAAGACATTTGGGAAATTTATGGGGGCAACCGCCATACCCATTACACATTTAGATAAGTCAGAAATCCAGACTTATCTAAATCAAAAGAGACCTAAAACTTGGATGTTTATGATAATTCTTCTAGAAGAAAAGTGATATACGCAATAATTTATGACCTGTCATCAATTAGTCGGTACTCTGTATTTTAGTTTTGCCCACATGTTTCATCGATCCATTAAGAGTTTGTGTCTAAAAAGGAACCAAATTCAGCTTTAGAAACTCTGTATAGGCATAAATCATATCGAATACGCCACTGGTTTTAGTGGTGGTAtccaatatatatttccattgtTGTGAACTATGTATATTAGGTTAAAGGATTGACTTAGATCATTTTCCATCGCAACCTACAATATTACAtgcatttacaaaaaaaaaccctacaaTATTACAtgcattattaatatattattatgcaatatatataacaacatccGGGCCACAAAGCAAAATAAGATCTACAGCTCCACTACTTCATTATACAATGAAATATGAGAAAATGAAAGTACATAAACACTTATTTTAagttgattattattttttgttcattGACGACGAGTAGGCACAAGTTGGAGGGAAACTTTCTTACCGACTATAGTCgcaccttcttcttccaaatcgaTATCTTTCACCGTCCTTCCTTCAGGCAATCCCCAATTAAAGAAGTAAAGCAAATTCAGCAAACCTAGTTCAACTGTCGCGATCCCCATTGTCATACCGGGGCAAATCCTTCGACCAGAACCAAACGGCAAAAGCTCGAAGTTAAGTCCTCTGTAGTCAACAGAACTATCAGCGAATCTTTCCGGTTTAAACTCATCTGGATTCTCCCAGAGGTTAGGATCGCGTCCTATCGCGTAAACATTGACCATGATTTGAGTCTTTTCTGGAATGTCGTAGTCTTGGATCTTGATTTGAGACATTACCTCTCTTGGTAATAAAAGTGGAGCTGCTGGGTGTAATCTGAATGTCTCTTTGATCACTAGCTTGAAGTAGTTAAGTTGGTTAAGATCTTGTTCagttattctctctctctttccaccAAGTACTGTCCTAACCTCATCTTGCACTTTCTTCATCACTCTTGGGCTTCTCATTAACTCTGTCATTGCCCAAAGAATGGTCGTTGAACTTGTGTTTACTCCGGCAAGAAATATGTCCTAAATCCAAATGCAACAACAAAAGTTTACATATACATGAAACCTTAATATCACATACTAACTAGATCAAGACCATATCATAGGAAAAatgaataatgttttataaattgttaAGGAGTAATCAAAAGAATTTTAATTCTCTtgataataaataacatatggAATAAATGGAGaagttataaatatttatatgagtaaaattatgaaaatatttatattataatttcagtGTTTATAACTGACCACTGATTTGTTGTTACTATATCATGCAATTTGACCTTGTTTCAGGTTTATGTAGACGTAACAGAAgataaattatacaaaatttcataaattacttcatttaaaattctgatttgtCCGTTTCTAACTTTGTtcgatataataataatatgattttcatacatttatataattatttatgcaGATAAAACACTAATTCATTCATTATTCCACCTAAATCCACAGTTAAAGTTGTTCTAACGTCAAAATTGAAGATTATTAAGAAATGCTTACAGAGATGACTCCTTTGATATGATCAGTAGTGAGCTGAAAAGAACCATCTTGGCTTTGTTTATTCATCATATCAATCATCACATCCACAACATCTGGAGTCTCTAATACTCTTCTTCCAGGCTTTAGATGATCATCGAGTACTTGGTTAAAGAATCCGTCAAGATCTGCGAATATACCGTTTAAGCTCTTGCTTTGACCAGTGATTCTATCAAGAATCCAACCTCCGGGGAAGAAATCAGAGAAAGCGAATTtcgcctgaatcttctctgaccTAGACGCTAAATCCTCCATGCTATCTTCGTCGATAAACTCGGATTCGTGAAGATTTTGACCGAAGGCGAGTCTACACACGATACTAGCGCTTAAAGTGAAAAGGGCTTTCTTCAAATTCACAGGAGATTGCTTCTGAGAAGCTTCAGAGAGTTTCTTGACCAACAagtcattctcttcttctcttatatACCTAAAAGCGTTGAGTTTTTTCAAGCTGAATAGCTCGATCACGGCCAGCTTCCTCAAGGCTCTCCATTCTTCTCCGTAAGGAGCGAATCCGATGTCTTTGAAGTTGTAAGAGATTGTCTTTGTCGCTATGGTTTCTGGTCGGCTGCAACAGTCTAGGTCATGGGTTTTGAGAACTTCTTGTGCTGCATGGTTTGAAGAGATTACAACCAAAGGGACGAATCCGAACTGGAGCTGCATGACTGGACCGTGGATTTTCGAGAGGTCTAGGAGACATCTGTGAGGTAATCCTTTGAAGTAGTGTAAGTTTCCGATGATCGGAAGTTTTGGTGGTCCCGGAGGAAGTTTCAATTTTGAGGATTGGGATTTTCTTGTGAAGATTATTGTTACTAAGAGAAGTAACACGAgccagaggaaacagaggaaaattgacatttttgtgttcttgttctatttttttctttctcttttttgtttttcttctctatgTGCTGAGTGAGAAAAGTTCGAgtttaaagaaaatgaaattagtGTTTTCGATCTAtgtcaaaacaaaatgaaaaagactTGATCTCGGCATGGGCGACTCTTAGGGTTTGTTTTCTAGAATAGTCCAAAAGGTCAATAATGAATACTAAAGATTTatctaaatgtttatttttttgacgcCATATCTAAATGTTTTccttaaaactatattttacaaTGGTGGATGTGTGATAGAGAATGTATCTAAGTCAAATTATCCTCTACAAGCCGCttattccaaaacaaaacta from Camelina sativa cultivar DH55 chromosome 9, Cs, whole genome shotgun sequence encodes:
- the LOC104710410 gene encoding cytochrome P450 71B23, producing the protein MSIFLCFLWLVLLLLVTIIFTRKSQSSKLKLPPGPPKLPIIGNLHYFKGLPHRCLLDLSKIHGPVMQLQFGFVPLVVISSNHAAQEVLKTHDLDCCSRPETIATKTISYNFKDIGFAPYGEEWRALRKLAVIELFSLKKLNAFRYIREEENDLLVKKLSEASQKQSPVNLKKALFTLSASIVCRLAFGQNLHESEFIDEDSMEDLASRSEKIQAKFAFSDFFPGGWILDRITGQSKSLNGIFADLDGFFNQVLDDHLKPGRRVLETPDVVDVMIDMMNKQSQDGSFQLTTDHIKGVISDIFLAGVNTSSTTILWAMTELMRSPRVMKKVQDEVRTVLGGKRERITEQDLNQLNYFKLVIKETFRLHPAAPLLLPREVMSQIKIQDYDIPEKTQIMVNVYAIGRDPNLWENPDEFKPERFADSSVDYRGLNFELLPFGSGRRICPGMTMGIATVELGLLNLLYFFNWGLPEGRTVKDIDLEEEGATIVGKKVSLQLVPTRRQ